A stretch of Methylogaea oryzae DNA encodes these proteins:
- the ppsA gene encoding phosphoenolpyruvate synthase, producing MKDSVVWFENLGIGDVGQVGGKNASLGEMIANLAQAGVDVPGGFATTAGAYRDFLAQGGLDQRIWAELESLDVDDVATLAATGAKIRRWIMDTPFPAELQQAILDAHGQMEAQYGPALSVAVRSSATAEDLPNASFAGQQETYLNVSGRDDVLHAVKQVFASLFNDRAIAYRVHQDFEHRKVALSAGIQRMIRSDRAASGVMFTLDTESGFRDAVFITAAYGLGEMVVQGAVNPDEFYVYKPTLAAGKRAVLRRGLGEKAVRMIYGQDAATQIVDTPEADRQRFCISDAEAEQLARLAVVIEQHYGRPMDIEWAKDGLDGKLYIVQARPETVESRVTHEIERYSLKQKSNLLAKGRSVGHKIGAGTAKVIQSIKQMDQVLPGDVLVTDMTDPDWEPIMKRAAAIVTNRGGRTCHAAIIARELGIPAVVGCGDATHTIAHGAAVTVSCAEGDVGSVYAGSLPFEVQKINLNEMPKLPVKLMMNVGNPERAFAFAAIPNAGVGLARLEFVINRTIGVHPKALLEFDRQSQEIQAEIRSRMAGYADPVSFYVDKLAEGIATLAAAFYPKPVIVRCSDFKSNEYANLVGGAAYEPHEENPMIGFRGASRYVADSFRPCFELECRALKRVREDMGLDNVWVMIPFVRTVEEGRAVVELLAEYGLKRGENGLKVVMMCEIPSNPLLADEFLQHFDGFSIGSNDLTQCTLGIDRDSAIVAGSFDERNGAVKALLHMAIDACVRNNKYIGICGQGPSDHPDLALWLMEEGIESMSLNPDTVVETWMFLAKNAVQ from the coding sequence ATGAAAGACAGCGTGGTGTGGTTCGAAAACCTAGGCATCGGCGACGTGGGCCAGGTGGGCGGCAAGAACGCCTCCCTGGGGGAGATGATCGCCAACTTGGCGCAAGCCGGAGTGGACGTGCCGGGCGGCTTCGCCACCACCGCCGGCGCTTATCGGGACTTCCTGGCCCAGGGCGGTCTGGACCAACGCATCTGGGCCGAACTGGAAAGCCTGGACGTGGACGACGTGGCGACCCTGGCCGCCACCGGCGCCAAGATCCGCCGGTGGATCATGGACACCCCCTTCCCCGCCGAACTGCAGCAGGCCATTCTTGACGCCCACGGCCAAATGGAAGCGCAGTACGGCCCGGCCCTGTCCGTGGCGGTGCGTTCCTCCGCCACCGCCGAGGACCTGCCCAACGCCTCCTTCGCCGGCCAGCAGGAAACCTATCTGAACGTCAGCGGACGGGACGACGTGCTGCACGCCGTCAAGCAGGTGTTCGCCTCCCTGTTCAACGACCGGGCCATTGCCTACCGCGTCCACCAGGATTTCGAGCACCGCAAAGTGGCGCTCTCGGCCGGCATCCAGCGCATGATCCGCAGCGACCGGGCGGCCAGCGGCGTGATGTTCACCCTGGACACCGAATCCGGCTTCCGCGACGCGGTGTTCATCACCGCCGCCTACGGCCTGGGGGAAATGGTGGTGCAGGGGGCGGTGAATCCGGACGAGTTCTACGTCTACAAACCCACCCTGGCGGCCGGCAAGCGCGCCGTGCTGCGCCGCGGCCTGGGCGAAAAAGCCGTGCGGATGATCTACGGCCAGGATGCGGCGACGCAAATCGTCGACACCCCCGAAGCCGACCGCCAGCGCTTTTGCATTAGCGACGCCGAGGCGGAACAACTGGCGCGGCTGGCCGTCGTCATCGAACAACACTACGGCCGCCCCATGGACATCGAATGGGCCAAGGACGGCCTGGACGGCAAGCTGTACATTGTCCAGGCCCGCCCGGAAACGGTGGAAAGCCGCGTTACCCACGAAATCGAGCGCTACAGCCTCAAGCAGAAATCCAACCTGCTGGCCAAGGGCCGCAGCGTCGGCCACAAGATCGGCGCGGGCACCGCCAAGGTCATCCAATCCATCAAGCAAATGGACCAAGTGCTGCCCGGCGACGTGCTGGTCACCGACATGACCGACCCGGACTGGGAGCCCATCATGAAGCGCGCCGCCGCCATCGTCACCAACCGCGGCGGACGCACCTGCCACGCCGCCATCATCGCCCGCGAGCTGGGCATACCCGCCGTGGTGGGCTGCGGCGACGCCACCCACACCATCGCCCACGGCGCGGCGGTGACCGTGTCCTGCGCCGAAGGGGACGTGGGCAGCGTCTACGCCGGCTCCCTGCCCTTCGAGGTGCAGAAGATCAACCTGAACGAAATGCCGAAGCTGCCGGTGAAATTAATGATGAACGTCGGCAACCCGGAACGGGCTTTCGCCTTCGCCGCCATTCCCAACGCCGGCGTCGGCCTGGCGCGGCTGGAGTTCGTCATCAACCGCACCATCGGCGTGCACCCCAAGGCGCTGCTGGAATTCGACCGGCAAAGCCAGGAAATCCAGGCGGAAATCCGCAGCCGCATGGCCGGCTACGCCGACCCGGTAAGTTTCTACGTGGATAAGCTGGCGGAAGGCATCGCCACCCTGGCGGCGGCGTTTTATCCCAAGCCGGTGATCGTGCGCTGCTCCGACTTCAAGTCCAACGAATACGCCAACCTGGTGGGCGGCGCAGCCTACGAACCCCACGAAGAAAATCCCATGATCGGCTTCCGCGGCGCCTCGCGCTACGTGGCCGATTCGTTCCGCCCCTGCTTCGAGCTGGAATGCCGCGCCCTCAAGCGCGTGCGCGAAGACATGGGCCTGGACAACGTCTGGGTGATGATCCCGTTCGTGCGCACGGTGGAGGAAGGCCGCGCCGTGGTGGAGCTGCTGGCGGAGTATGGTTTGAAGCGCGGCGAGAACGGCCTTAAGGTGGTGATGATGTGCGAAATCCCCTCCAACCCCCTGCTGGCCGACGAATTCCTCCAGCACTTCGACGGCTTCTCCATCGGCTCCAACGACCTGACCCAATGCACGCTGGGCATCGACCGGGACTCGGCCATCGTCGCCGGCAGCTTCGACGAACGCAACGGCGCGGTCAAAGCCCTGCTGCACATGGCCATCGACGCCTGCGTGCGCAACAACAAATACATCGGCATCTGCGGCCAAGGCCCCTCCGACCACCCGGACCTGGCCCTGTGGCTGATGGAAGAAGGCATCGAAAGCATGTCCCTCAACCCGGACACGGTGGTGGAGACTTGGATGTTTTTGGCGAAAAACGCCGTTCAGTAA
- a CDS encoding pyruvate, water dikinase regulatory protein: MQPKRTLFLVSDHTGITVQTIAKTLLSQFEGVAFDRVQLPFVDTPEKVQAVRERIDTEAVRSEVRPIVLSSLTDSVLRERLKPCRGLVLDVFEAFIGALEQEFAKPASKAVGRAHGLVDKEAGRRRIQALKFALQTDDGVKYDDYPNADIILLGVSRSGKTPACLYLAMQFGLRAANYPLTEEDLEWGELPKALASYRDKLCGLLVDSRQLAKIREERQPGSGYASLAQCQKELRAALDIYRSANIPYLDTSNMSVEEIATRVMRLMQGGYKTSA; the protein is encoded by the coding sequence ATGCAACCTAAACGCACCTTGTTCCTGGTCTCCGACCACACCGGCATCACCGTGCAGACCATTGCCAAAACCCTGCTCAGCCAGTTCGAAGGCGTGGCTTTCGACAGGGTGCAACTGCCCTTCGTTGACACGCCGGAGAAGGTCCAGGCCGTGCGCGAGCGCATCGACACCGAAGCGGTGCGTTCGGAGGTGCGGCCCATCGTGCTCAGCAGCCTCACCGACAGCGTCCTGCGCGAGCGGCTCAAGCCTTGCCGGGGGCTGGTGCTGGACGTGTTCGAGGCGTTTATCGGCGCGTTGGAGCAGGAGTTCGCCAAGCCGGCGTCGAAAGCCGTGGGCCGCGCCCATGGCTTGGTCGACAAGGAAGCCGGCCGGCGGCGCATCCAGGCCTTGAAGTTCGCCTTGCAAACCGACGACGGCGTGAAATACGACGACTATCCCAACGCCGACATCATCCTGCTGGGCGTGTCCCGCAGCGGCAAGACGCCGGCCTGTTTGTACCTCGCCATGCAGTTCGGCCTGCGCGCCGCCAACTACCCCCTCACCGAGGAAGACCTGGAGTGGGGCGAGCTGCCCAAGGCGTTGGCGTCCTACCGCGACAAGCTGTGCGGACTGCTGGTGGATTCCCGCCAGCTGGCGAAAATACGGGAGGAGCGCCAGCCGGGCAGCGGCTACGCCTCCCTGGCCCAGTGCCAAAAGGAACTGCGCGCCGCCCTGGACATATACCGCTCGGCGAACATCCCCTACCTGGACACCAGCAACATGTCGGTGGAGGAAATCGCCACCCGCGTGATGCGGCTGATGCAGGGCGGCTACAAGACCTCCGCTTGA